The genomic stretch AAGAGAGAACACCGAGGACTTTTACATAGGTCTCGGTAGCAACATAAAGAAGGGTAAAAGTAAGCATAAATTAGACTTAATTAGAGACATCTATCACATTCGCTTCGGCTTGGATATAGATTCAGATGCTGATGAGATAGCCTATCAACTAGGGGTCATAAGTAGGGAAGGAGCTAGGAGAGTTATTGAATACGCTTTTAATTACGCAAAGAGCCATGGGAAAAGTAAAGTTACAGGAGTTGATAAAGCAAACGTTTTGACACATGTATATGGTCTTTGGAGACGAGTTTTTAATGAAGTTGCTAAAAACTATTCTAATATAAAATCAGAATTTGCTTTTGTAGACGCGACTGCTATGTGGTTCATCAAGAATCCTGAGTGGTATGAAGTTCTAGTTACGCCCAACCTATTTGGAGATATTTTAACAGACCTTGGTGCTATGATTCAAGGTGGATTGGGTGTAGCTCCGGGAGGGAATATCAACCCAAAAGGTACTTCAATGTTCGAACCAATTCATGGTTCTGCGCCTAAATATAAAGGAATGAATAAAGTAAATCCTGTCGCAACGATCTTAGCAGGATGTTTATTACTAGAAGATTTGGGACTTGAGAAATCGGCTAATAAGGTAGAGAAGGCTACGGAAGAAATCTTAAGGGAAGGAAAAGTGAAAACTTATGATTTGGGTGGAAATTCTAAGACCAGTGAGGTCGGCGACGCTATCGCTAAGAAAGTGAAAGAATTAACAATATAATAAGCATCATACTATTGCTTTTTTCAGTTTGTTCAATAATCCATCCATCTCTATCAGTTCAAGGATAAAGTCTGGTAGTGGTTGAGCTTGAGCAGATATGTTACGAGACAAGTTCTTAATTTTACCGCTTTTCAAATCCAAACTCAATCTGTCACCATCTTGAACTAAATTCGATAAATTCTCACATTCTAGAACTGGCAGGCCAATATTGATCGCATTCCTGTAGAATATGCGAGCAAAAGATTTTGCTATTACACATCCTATACCCGAATATTTAAGTGATATCGGTGCCTGTTCTCTACTTGAGCCACAACCAAAGTTACTACCAGCAACCACTATTGCATCTTTGCTCTTCTTGATAAAGGATGGATCTACACCTTCCATAGCATGTTTTGCTAACTCATTAGGATCTGTCAAAACGAGATATCTGCTTGGGATGATTACATCGGTATTTACATCATCACCATACTTTATTGCTTTTCCCATTATCTCCAATTTAACCACTCTTATAAGAAGTTGGATCTGTAATTCGTCCTGTTATGGCAGAGACTGCAGCAGTAGCAGGAGATGCTAGATAAACTTTTGACTTCAGGCTACCCATCCTTCCTATGAAGTTCCTGTTCGTAGTACTCAAACAAACCTCACCAGATGCAAGCATTCCAATATGCCCCCCATAACAGGCTCCACAAGTGGGGTTAGCTACAGTCGCTCCAGCAAGAAGAAAAGTCTCAATTAGACCTTCAAGTAACGCGTTTAGATATATTTCTTGTGATGCTGGGATTATTATCAATCTTGTATTATTACTCACCGTATTTCCTTTTAATATTTCAGCAACTATACGTAAATCCTCCAATCTACCATTCGTGCAAGAGCCGATAAAGACTTGATCTAATTCTATCCCTTCCATTTCTGATACAGGTTTTACATTATCAACGGCATTGGGACATGAAACTAAAGGGCGCAGATTGTTAACAGTTATCTCTAATGTTCGTTCATATTCGGCATCTGGGTCGCTTTTAATAATTGAAAATTGATCGCTCGTTCTACTTTTTACATATGTCAAAGACTTCTTATCAGGCTCGACTATACCAACCTTTCCACCTACTTCTATAACCATGTTGCATATTGTCATTCTACCGTCTACACTCATTTCACTTATGGTTGAGCCTTTAAACTCAAGACCTTTATAATTCGCGCCGCTGACTCCTAATATCTTTGCAATTTTTAAGAAGAGATCTTTGGGTGAAACGAATTTTCTAAAATTCCCATTTACCATGACTTTGATCATCTTTGGAACCTTAAACCATAATCTTCCTGTTGT from Candidatus Methylarchaceae archaeon HK02M2 encodes the following:
- a CDS encoding 3-isopropylmalate dehydratase large subunit, with protein sequence MNIIEKILSRASGKESVYPGEIIEANIDCAMVNEITGHLTIKYFHEIGAKEVWNKDKIVMVLDHTIPAGSVEAAELHKIMREFAREQEIKAFYDVGRGGISHQVMVEKAHVKPGDVVVGADSHTCTYGAIGAFSTGIGSTDMTAVFTTGRLWFKVPKMIKVMVNGNFRKFVSPKDLFLKIAKILGVSGANYKGLEFKGSTISEMSVDGRMTICNMVIEVGGKVGIVEPDKKSLTYVKSRTSDQFSIIKSDPDAEYERTLEITVNNLRPLVSCPNAVDNVKPVSEMEGIELDQVFIGSCTNGRLEDLRIVAEILKGNTVSNNTRLIIIPASQEIYLNALLEGLIETFLLAGATVANPTCGACYGGHIGMLASGEVCLSTTNRNFIGRMGSLKSKVYLASPATAAVSAITGRITDPTSYKSG
- a CDS encoding 3-isopropylmalate dehydratase small subunit is translated as MGKAIKYGDDVNTDVIIPSRYLVLTDPNELAKHAMEGVDPSFIKKSKDAIVVAGSNFGCGSSREQAPISLKYSGIGCVIAKSFARIFYRNAINIGLPVLECENLSNLVQDGDRLSLDLKSGKIKNLSRNISAQAQPLPDFILELIEMDGLLNKLKKAIV
- a CDS encoding isocitrate/isopropylmalate family dehydrogenase; this encodes MVTYKVPVIAGDGIGPEVIAEGKKVLEVVAEMDGFNIEWIEYPFGAENYLSTGELISEDAPEELKNYKSIYLGALGDPRVEPGILELGILLKLRFYFDEYVNLRPVKLYEGVPTPLKNKKPSDIQFTVIRENTEDFYIGLGSNIKKGKSKHKLDLIRDIYHIRFGLDIDSDADEIAYQLGVISREGARRVIEYAFNYAKSHGKSKVTGVDKANVLTHVYGLWRRVFNEVAKNYSNIKSEFAFVDATAMWFIKNPEWYEVLVTPNLFGDILTDLGAMIQGGLGVAPGGNINPKGTSMFEPIHGSAPKYKGMNKVNPVATILAGCLLLEDLGLEKSANKVEKATEEILREGKVKTYDLGGNSKTSEVGDAIAKKVKELTI